A genome region from Nicotiana tabacum cultivar K326 chromosome 13, ASM71507v2, whole genome shotgun sequence includes the following:
- the LOC107829890 gene encoding S-adenosylmethionine synthase 2: METFLFTSESVNEGHPDKLCDQVSDAVLDACLAQDPESKVACETCTKTNLVMVFGEITTKAIVDYEKIVRDTCRAIGFVSADVGLDADNCKVLVNIEQQSPDIAQGVHGHLTKKPEEIGAGDQGHMFGYATDETPELMPLSHVLATKLGARLTEVRKNGTCSWLRPDGKTQVTVEYYNDNGAMVPVRVHTVLISTQHDETVTNDEIACDLKEHVIKPVIPEKYLDENTIFHLNPSGRFVIGGPHGDAGLTGRKIIIDTYGGWGAHGGGAFSGKDPTKVDRSGAYIVRQAAKSIVANGLARRCIVQVSYAIGVPEPLSVFVDTYGTGKIPDKEILKIVKENFDFRPGMMSIDLDLKRGGNNRFLKTAAYGHFGRDDPDFTWEVVKPLKWDKPQS; encoded by the coding sequence ATGGAGACTTTCTTGTTCACATCTGAATCTGTCAATGAGGGACATCCTGACAAACTCTGTGACCAAGTATCTGATGCTGTTCTTGATGCTTGTCTTGCTCAGGATCCTGAAAGCAAAGTTGCTTGTGAAACTTGTACTAAGACCAACTTGGTCATGGTCTTTGGTGAGATCACCACTAAAGCCATTGTAGATTATGAGAAAATTGTACGTGATACATGTCGGGCGATTGGATTTGTATCCGCTGATGTGGGGTTGGATGCTGATAATTGCAAGGTTCTTGTGAACATTGAACAGCAGAGCCCTGATATCGCGCAAGGTGTTCATGGTCACTTAACCAAAAAACCAGAGGAAATTGGTGCTGGTGATCAGGGTCATATGTTTGGTTATGCCACTGATGAGACACCTGAATTGATGCCCCTTAGCCATGTTCTTGCTACTAAACTTGGCGCTCGCCTTACTGAGGTTCGCAAGAATGGAACTTGCTCTTGGCTCAGGCCTGATGGTAAAACTCAGGTTACTGTTGAGTATTACAATGACAATGGTGCTATGGTTCCGGTTCGTGTCCATACTGTCCTCATCTCCACTCAACATGATGAGACTGTCACAAACGATGAAATCGCCTGTGATCTGAAAGAACATGTAATCAAACCCGTGATACCCGAGAAGTATCTTGATGAAAACACCATATTCCACCTTAACCCATCGGGCCGATTTGTCATTGGTGGACCTCATGGTGATGCTGGTCTCACAGGCCGAAAGATCATTATCGATACCTATGGAGGGTGGGGTGCACACGGGGGTGGTGCATTTTCAGGAAAGGATCCTACCAAGGTTGATAGAAGTGGTGCATATATTGTAAGACAAGCTGCAAAAAGCATTGTTGCCAATGGTCTTGCTAGAAGGTGCATTGTGCAGGTTTCGTATGCCATTGGCGTGCCCGAGCCTTTGTCTGTGTTTGTAGATACTTATGGAACTGGAAAAATACCAGATAAGGAAATTCTCAAGATTGTGAAGGAGAACTTTGATTTTAGGCCTGGTATGATGTCAATTGACTTGGATTTAAAGAGGGGTGGCAACAACAGATTCTTGAAAACTGCTGCTTATGGTCATTTTGGTAGAGATGATCCTGACTTTACATGGGAAGTTGTTAAGCCTCTCAAGTGGGACAAGCCTCAATCTTGA
- the LOC142167959 gene encoding uncharacterized protein LOC142167959, translating to MVVIYMSSIGHLGRKEELSREKRGMLEFLQLMLGFAFESVDKFREALTRFAVKEKVVDKYVNQPTRVRCKCKDGCHWHLFASYSSRTKDFIVKKYIPMHICEHTNKNKLCNNKYLTEKFKDKIREQPNIRIFKSQQLVRKELGLYVGISICRKARNKAFKAGCRPCIGLDDYFLKGVCKGKLLVAVCKDGNNQILLLAWAVVEVENKFNWTWFLRLLKDDLELGDGTNFTFITHMQKMCARHILANWSKKWRGIERSNYFWRYARSTYEAELKKNLDFMERLCSKGIIDALLWYNKERWSKVYFKFFSNCDSVDNNMDESFNSWIVEPRHKTIITMLDKIRVKIMNMIGQLREFANGWICDISPVALKVLQDNTTKSIKCDIMWNGDT from the exons ATGGTAGTGATATACATGAGTAGTATAGGTCATTTAGGGAGGAAAGAAGAACTGAGCAGAGAAAAAAGAGGAATGTTAGAGTTCCTACAGCTGATG CTTGGTTTTGCATTTGAGAGTGTTGACAAGTTTAGAGAAGCTCTTACTAGGTTTGCTGTTAAAGAAAAAGTTGTGGATAAATATGTTAATCAACCAACAAGGGTGAGGTGTAAGTGCAAGGATGGTTGTCATTGGCATCTGTTTGCTAGCTATTCCTCTAGGACTAAAGACTTTATTGTGAAGAAGTACATTCCAATGCACATATGTGAACATACTAACAAGAACAAATTGTGCAACAACAAGTACTTGACTGAGAAATTCAAAGACAAAATAAGAGAACAACCTAACATTAGGATATTCAAGTCTCAGCAGCTTGTAAGAAAAGAATTAGGTTTGTATGTTGGGATATCAATTTGTAGGAAAGCAAGGAATAAG GCCTTTAAGGCTGGTTGTAGGCCCTGTATTGGATTGGATGATTACTTCTTAAAGGGTGTTTGCAAGGGGAAATTGCTTGTTGCTGTTTGTAAAGATGGTAACAACCAGATATTGCTTCTAGCTTGGGCAGTGGTTGAGGTTGAGAATAAGTTCAATTGGACCTGGTTTTTAAGGCTGTTGAAGGATGACCTTGAACTTGGAGATGGGACAAATTTCACATTCATAACACATATGCAGAAG ATGTGTGCTAGACACATCCTAGCTAATTGGTCCAAGAAGTGGAGAGGCATTGAAAGAAGTAATTATTTCTGGAGGTATGCCAGAAGTACTTATGAGGCAGAATTGAAAAAGAATCTTGACTTCATGGAAAGATTATGTAGTAAAGGAATCATTGATGCCTTGTTGTGGTATAACAAAGAAAGGTGGTCTAAGGTGTACTTCAAGTTCTTCAGCAACTGTGATAGTGTGGACAACAACATGGATGAAAGCTTCAACTCCTGGATAGTAGAGCCAAGACACAAGACAATTATAACAATGCTTGATAAAATCAGAGTAAAAATAATGAACATGATTGGGCAACTGAGAGAATTTGCCAATGGTTGGATCTGTGATATCTCACCAGTGGCATTGAAGGTTTTACAAGACAACACAACCAAGTCAATAAAGTGTGATATTATGTGGAATGGAGACACATGA
- the LOC107829889 gene encoding squamosa promoter-binding-like protein 12 has translation MAAHNYHGPVSGKKSMEWDLNDWKWDGDLFTAAPLNNNSVPSDCCKSKQLMFPIGSDIHPETSRISNCFPSGSDELLTLGNNDKRRKELEKRRRAIVIEDDELDNEEEAGSLNLKLGGQLYPVMEGDVEKWEGKSGKKTKIGGVLSNRAVCCQVQDCRTDLSNAKDYHRRHKVCDVHSKAAKALVGNVMQRFCQQCSRFHVLQEFDEGKRSCRRRLAGHNRRRRKTHPENVANGASMNDEGGSNYLLISLLRILANVQSNSSDQTKDQDLLSHLLRNLASLVGATNERNTWGLLSAPPEQRNAGTSMGAPKEESLRPTGNCLIPASEVTEKRMGRSDVECGILQNPCAWQPDSLCCRKESSPINANASAKVKLNNIDLNNIYDDSQDGNQKLQNSDASANPGASSSGCPLWICHDPHKSSPGTSGNSGSTSSLSLSNSSGEAQSRTDRIVFKLFGKDPGDFPTALRKEILDWLSHSPTDIESYIRPGCIILTIYLRMDKSIWEELYCDLNSSLRKLLNASADSFWQTGWVYTRVNDRVAFLFNGQVVLDTSLPVKRHRSCGISIVKPIAVCASKRVQFLVKGFNLSRPTTRLLCALEGNYLVQGNCTDMMVGADSCLDHEEIQSLSFPCIVPNVTGRGFIEVEDHGLSSNFFPFIVAEKDVCSEIRTLESNIEVDEMADGFLQGTEKLQARDQALEFLHEMGWLLHRSHLKFRVGSGVNLNLFPFQRFKWLIEFSIDQDWCAVVKKLLDVFFNGVVDVGQQSSLDVPLREVGILHQAVRRKCKSMVEVLLKYRPHGAFDKSGLKKQQDDRDYLFRPDAVGPGGLTPLHIVASLAGFENLLDALIDDPGQVGIEAWKSACDSTGLTPNDYACLRGHYSYIHIVQKKIGQKPGDEHVVLDIPGSVLDSSIKQKLSNGHRSVSIASLQTEKSLRKPIKTHCRQCDQKYYYGNPGSSLAIYKPAMLSMVAIAAICVCVALLFKSSPEVLYSFRPFRWELLKYGSI, from the exons ATGGCCGCACATAATTATCATGGTCCAGTTAGTGGAAAAAAGAGTATGGAGTGGGATTTAAAtgattggaaatgggatggtGATTTATTTACAGCTGCACCGCTGAATAATAATTCAGTGCCATCAGATTGTTGTAAGAGCAAACAGTTAATGTTTCCTATAGGATCAGATATTCATCCAGAAACTAGTAGAATCTCCAATTGTTTTCCATCTGGTTCAGATGAATTACTGACATTAGGAAATAATGATAAAAGGAGGAAAGAATTGGAGAAAAGGAGGCGGGCGATCGTCATTGAAGATGATGAACTGGATAATGAAGAAGAAGCTGGATCACTTAATTTGAAGCTAGGTGGACAATTGTATCCCGTGATGGAAGGGGATGTGGAAAAATGGGAAGGGAAGAGTGGTAAAAAGACGAAAATTGGTGGGGTTTTGTCGAATCGTGCAGTTTGTTGTCAAGTGCAGGATTGTCGAACTGATTTGAGCAATGCTAAAGATTACCACCGACGACATAAAGTGTGTGATGTGCATTCTAAAGCTGCTAAAGCTTTGGTGGGCAATGTTATGCAGCGGTTTTGTCAGCAGTGCAGTAG GTTTCATGTTCTACAAGAGTTTGATGAGGGGAAGCGGAGCTGTCGTAGGCGGTTAGCTGGTCATAACAGgcgaagaagaaaaacacatcCAGAAAACGTAGCTAATGGAGCCTCCATGAATGATGAGGGGGGTAGTAACTACTTATTAATTAGTCTGCTGAGGATACTGGCCAACGTACAAT CCAATAGCTCAGATCAAACTAAAGACCAGGATCTACTGTCTCATCTGCTGAGAAACCTAGCTAGTTTGGTTGGTGCAACTAATGAGAGGAATACGTGGGGCTTGTTGTCTGCACCTCCAGAGCAGCGGAATGCAGGGACATCTATGGGGGCTCCGAAAGAG GAATCTCTTAGGCCTACTGGGAATTGTTTGATACCTGCATCTGAAGTGACAGAGAAGAGAATGGGCAGGAGTGATGTTGAGTGTGGGATTTTACAAAATCCTTGTGCTTGGCAGCCTGATTCTCTATGTTGCAGAAAAGAGAGCTCACCTATCAATGCAAATGCCTCAGCTAAGGTGAAGCTGAATAATATCGATTTGAATAACATCTATGATGATTCTCAAGATGGCAATCAAAAGCTGCAGAATTCTGATGCCTCTGCAAACCCAGGGGCTTCATCTTCTGGCTGTCCTCTATGGATATGTCATGACCCTCATAAGTCAAGCCCAGGGACAAGTGGGAACTCGGGATCTACCTCATCCCTTTCGCTATCTAATTCCAGTGGAGAGGCTCAG AGTCGAACGGATCGTATAGTCTTTAAACTCTTTGGGAAAGATCCTGGTGATTTTCCTACAGCCTTGCGGAAAGAG ATTCTTGATTGGTTATCACACAGTCCTACAGATATTGAAAGCTACATTAGGCCCGGTTGTATTATACTAACAATATATCTTCGGATGGATAAATCCATATGGGAGGAG CTTTATTGTGATCTTAACTCTAGTTTGAGGAAGCTTCTTAATGCATCCGCGGATTCCTTTTGGCAAACTGGATGGGTTTATACTAGGGTGAATGATCGAGTGGCATTTTTGTTTAATG GGCAGGTTGTTCTGGACACTTCCTTACCAGTCAAAAGACATAGGAGCTGTGGGATATCAATTGTCAAACCTATCGCAGTTTGTGCCTCCAAAAGAGTTCAGTTTTTGGTGAAAGGCTTTAACCTATCTCGGCCCACTACAAG GTTACTATGTGCCCTGGAAGGGAATTACCTGGTCCAGGGTAACTGTACTGATATGATGGTAGGAGCTGATTCTTGTTTGGACCATGAAGAGATCCAGTCCCTTAGCTTTCCTTGTATTGTGCCAAATGTTACTGGCAGAGGGTTCATTGAG GTTGAGGACCATGGTCTTAGTAGCAACTTCTTCCCATTTATAGTTGCAGAGAAAGATGTTTGCTCTGAGATTCGTACATTGGAGAGCAATATTGAGGTTGATGAAATGGCTGATGGTTTTCTGCAAGGAACTGAAAAATTGCAAGCCAGAGACCAAGCTCTGGAATTTTTACATGAAATGGGTTGGCTGCTTCATAGAAGTCATTTGAAATTTAGAGTGGGTTCTGGTGTCAACTTGAATCTCTTCCCTTTTCAGCGATTCAAGTGGCTTATAGAATTCTCCATTGACCAAGACTGGTGTGCTGTCGTAAAGAAACTGTTGGATGTTTTCTTCAATGGCGTTGTAGATGTAGGACAACAGTCATCACTTGACGTTCCTTTGCGGGAGGTTGGCATCCTTCATCAAGCCGTGAGAAGAAAGTGCAAATCCATGGTAGAAGTCCTATTGAAATACCGTCCGCATGGAGCTTTTGACAAATCAGGACTAAAAAAGCAACAAGATGATCGTGACTATTTATTTAGACCTGATGCAGTGGGTCCTGGGGGTTTGACTCCACTTCATATTGTTGCTAGTCTTGCTGGCTTTGAGAATCTTTTGGATGCATTAATTGATGATCCGGGACAG GTGGGAATTGAAGCTTGGAAAAGTGCCTGTGACAGTACCGGACTGACACCTAATGATTATGCATGCTTGCGAGGCCATTACTCGTATATTCATATTGTCCAAAAGAAAATCGGTCAGAAACCAGGTGATGAGCATGTTGTTCTCGATATCCCTGGTTCGGTGCTGGATAGCAGTATCAAGCAGAAACTATCCAATGGTCATAGGTCTGTAAGTATTGCTAGCTTACAAACTGAGAAGTCTTTAAGGAAACCAATTAAAACGCATTGCAGACAGTGCGACCAGAAATACTATTATGGAAACCCGGGATCATCACTTGCAATATACAAACCGGCAATGCTTTCAATGGTTGCTATTGCTGCCATCTGCGTTTGTGTAGCTTTGTTATTCAAAAGCTCACCGGAGGTTCTTTACTCGTTCAGACCGTTCAGGTGGGAGCTGCTGAAGTATGGCTCCATCTAA